From Chryseobacterium gallinarum, one genomic window encodes:
- the ftsZ gene encoding cell division protein FtsZ: MENIGTQGFSFDLPKGNSSIIKVIGVGGGGNNALKHMYEKGIHGVDFVICNTDAQTLDNNPVANKVQLGTSITEGLGAGADPEVGEKSAIESIEDIKAAMGQNTKMVFITAGMGGGTGTGAAPVIAKVAKDMGILTVGIVTVPFSFEGKRRLEQAENGLDKLRNNVDSLIVINNDKLRQQFGNLGFKQGFSKADEVLTNAAKGMAEVITGYFDVNIDFRDAKSVLQNSGTALMSTGIASGENKAEEAVRKALDSPLLNDNKITGAKNVLLLIRSGAEEVTMDEIGVIMDHIQKEAGNTADIIFGVGADEELGDAVSVLVIATGFSNENKKFAGPTEKIRISLNDSFDAPKNSPFKTREEREATSETTHDFGGKNLFRLDDEDHDTPFNVTSTEKKMIIEEEIKTEIKFFDKEEDTLNSPEQNWRNGEENEHDAYSLFTIDEESEDPNDLEIQSFKFDFENKKEEPQSGTPLNNSFSEEKPVEFNFFVNEPSRNQPKTDFGQPKAEFNAPASVVAEPAAKMETFYQKQEEPKAEAKPAAESKVETPKPEESEFTFVNKTVDQDRVIERRNKLKEFNSRYQSFDSTSEFESIPAFKRKNISIDGNNASDQNINTYLSDNNGSMQIRENRFLNKDVD, from the coding sequence ATGGAAAATATAGGTACACAAGGATTTTCATTTGACCTACCAAAGGGGAATTCATCCATTATAAAAGTAATCGGTGTAGGAGGTGGTGGAAACAACGCACTAAAGCACATGTATGAAAAGGGTATTCACGGGGTAGACTTCGTAATTTGTAATACGGATGCCCAAACACTGGATAATAACCCTGTTGCCAATAAAGTTCAGCTGGGAACTTCCATTACGGAAGGTCTTGGTGCCGGAGCAGATCCTGAAGTAGGTGAAAAATCAGCTATCGAAAGTATTGAAGATATCAAGGCCGCCATGGGCCAGAACACGAAAATGGTGTTCATCACCGCCGGAATGGGTGGTGGTACCGGTACCGGGGCTGCACCCGTTATTGCTAAAGTAGCAAAAGACATGGGAATACTGACCGTAGGTATTGTTACCGTCCCTTTTAGCTTTGAAGGGAAAAGAAGGCTTGAGCAGGCTGAAAACGGTCTTGACAAATTAAGAAATAATGTTGACTCGTTAATTGTCATCAACAATGATAAACTAAGACAGCAATTTGGGAACCTTGGTTTCAAACAGGGGTTTTCAAAAGCCGATGAAGTGCTTACCAATGCAGCTAAAGGAATGGCAGAGGTGATTACAGGTTACTTTGATGTAAATATTGACTTCAGGGATGCCAAATCTGTCCTTCAGAACTCTGGTACTGCCTTAATGTCTACTGGTATTGCTTCAGGTGAAAACAAAGCAGAAGAAGCCGTAAGAAAGGCATTGGATTCCCCGCTACTGAATGATAACAAGATTACAGGAGCGAAAAACGTTCTATTGCTGATCAGAAGTGGTGCGGAAGAAGTTACCATGGACGAGATCGGAGTGATCATGGACCACATTCAAAAAGAAGCCGGAAATACAGCCGACATCATTTTCGGGGTAGGTGCAGACGAAGAATTAGGAGATGCTGTAAGTGTTCTTGTTATCGCTACAGGGTTTTCCAATGAGAACAAAAAGTTTGCAGGCCCTACGGAAAAGATCAGAATCAGCCTTAATGACAGTTTTGATGCGCCCAAAAATTCACCTTTTAAAACGAGGGAAGAAAGAGAGGCCACTTCTGAAACAACACACGATTTCGGAGGCAAAAATCTTTTCAGATTAGATGACGAAGATCACGATACCCCGTTCAATGTGACATCTACTGAAAAAAAAATGATTATTGAGGAAGAAATCAAAACAGAAATCAAATTCTTTGATAAAGAAGAAGATACCCTGAACAGCCCGGAGCAAAACTGGAGAAATGGCGAAGAAAATGAACATGATGCCTATAGTTTGTTTACTATTGATGAAGAATCAGAAGATCCAAACGACCTGGAAATCCAGTCTTTCAAATTTGATTTTGAAAACAAAAAAGAAGAGCCTCAATCCGGAACACCTCTGAATAATTCTTTTTCAGAAGAGAAACCTGTTGAATTCAACTTCTTCGTGAATGAGCCATCCAGAAATCAGCCTAAAACAGATTTCGGACAGCCTAAGGCTGAATTCAATGCTCCCGCAAGTGTAGTCGCTGAACCTGCTGCAAAAATGGAAACTTTCTATCAAAAACAGGAGGAACCAAAGGCAGAAGCAAAGCCTGCTGCTGAAAGCAAAGTGGAAACACCCAAGCCTGAAGAATCAGAATTCACTTTTGTGAATAAAACAGTGGACCAGGACAGAGTAATCGAAAGAAGAAATAAACTAAAAGAATTCAATTCCCGCTACCAAAGCTTTGATAGTACAAGCGAATTTGAATCTATTCCTGCTTTCAAAAGAAAAAATATTTCGATCGATGGAAACAATGCATCAGACCAGAATATCAATACATACCTGTCTGATAACAACGGTTCTATGCAGATCAGAGAAAACAGGTTTTTAAATAAAGATGTAGATTAA
- a CDS encoding GatB/YqeY domain-containing protein, with product MSLENTINEAIKTAMRAKDKVALDSLRAVKSQILLLKTEAVGAEVTAEQEIAILQRMVKQRKDSYDQFTAQGRNDLAEVEDAQMKVIEQFLPKQLSAEELETEIKNIISETGAESIKDLGKVMGVASKALAGKSDGKSISEMAKKLLS from the coding sequence ATGAGTTTAGAAAATACAATAAACGAAGCTATAAAAACAGCAATGAGAGCTAAAGACAAAGTGGCTTTGGATTCTCTGCGTGCTGTAAAATCCCAGATATTGCTGCTTAAAACTGAGGCTGTAGGAGCTGAAGTAACTGCAGAACAGGAAATTGCTATTCTTCAGAGAATGGTAAAACAGCGTAAGGATTCTTACGACCAGTTTACAGCACAGGGAAGAAATGACCTTGCTGAAGTAGAAGATGCTCAAATGAAAGTTATTGAGCAGTTTTTACCAAAACAGCTTTCTGCTGAAGAACTGGAAACAGAAATTAAAAACATTATTTCTGAAACCGGAGCTGAATCTATCAAAGATTTAGGGAAGGTAATGGGAGTGGCATCAAAAGCATTAGCCGGAAAATCTGACGGAAAAAGTATTTCCGAAATGGCTAAAAAGCTCCTTTCTTAA
- a CDS encoding BrxA/BrxB family bacilliredoxin: MYPTDLVMPMKAELTDKGFQDLTTPSQVEEALKQSGTTLLVINSVCGCAAGAARPGVVYSLTGDKKPDHLTTVFAGFDTEAVAEARKHLAPFPPSSPCVALFKDGELVHMLERHHIEGNPAGAIAANLQAAYDEYC, encoded by the coding sequence ATGTATCCAACAGATTTAGTAATGCCTATGAAGGCTGAGCTTACAGATAAAGGGTTTCAGGATTTAACGACTCCTTCTCAGGTGGAAGAAGCCTTAAAGCAGTCAGGAACCACACTACTGGTAATCAATTCCGTATGCGGATGTGCAGCAGGAGCAGCAAGACCAGGAGTAGTATATTCTTTAACAGGAGATAAAAAACCGGATCATTTGACTACTGTTTTTGCAGGATTTGACACAGAAGCTGTAGCAGAGGCCAGAAAACACCTTGCTCCTTTCCCGCCAAGCTCTCCATGTGTAGCTCTTTTCAAAGACGGAGAACTGGTTCATATGCTGGAAAGACATCACATCGAAGGAAACCCTGCAGGTGCTATTGCAGCAAACCTTCAGGCAGCTTACGATGAATATTGCTAA
- a CDS encoding GH3 auxin-responsive promoter family protein encodes MATKALFNTVVNWFIRQRIDQIQNFIDHPIETQKGILFSQLFHAEDTEYGKLYGFNSISSYQDFKNKVPIVTYEDFEPYIEKARQGYKDVSWPGLIKHFAKSSGTTNAKSKFIPISAESLEYCHMKAGKDMVSIYANNHPENQLFTNKNLRLGGSSELYADFNTKFGDLSAILIDNLPFWVEITTTPSKKVSLMSEWESKLKAITSEVKNEDVGSILGVPSWMMVLLQRVLKETQVSNIAELWPNLEVFFHGGISFKPYREQYKQIIGKNINYYEIYNASEGFFGIQDRSDSDEMLLMLDYGIFYEFIPMDQFHFSSPKVVSLEEVEIGKNYAMVITTNGGLWRYLIGDTVVFTSISPFRIKITGRTKHYINAFGEELMITNVESALAKACEATGAQITDFTGAPVFMKENEGGAHEWIFEFSRLPDDLENFIDVFDQHLKTINSDYEAKRYNNMTLKRPIVHIAKHNLFYHWLESKGKLGGQNKVPRLSNDREYIDPLLELNK; translated from the coding sequence ATGGCAACCAAAGCACTTTTCAATACCGTAGTCAACTGGTTTATCCGTCAAAGGATAGATCAGATCCAGAATTTCATTGATCATCCCATTGAAACACAGAAAGGTATATTATTCTCCCAGTTGTTTCATGCGGAAGATACAGAATATGGCAAACTATACGGATTCAATTCAATTTCCAGTTACCAGGACTTTAAGAACAAAGTTCCTATAGTAACTTATGAGGATTTTGAGCCTTATATTGAAAAAGCGAGACAGGGATATAAGGATGTGAGCTGGCCGGGCCTTATAAAGCATTTCGCCAAATCTTCCGGAACCACCAACGCTAAAAGTAAATTCATCCCTATTTCTGCTGAAAGCCTCGAATATTGCCACATGAAGGCCGGTAAGGATATGGTCTCCATTTACGCCAATAACCATCCCGAAAATCAGCTTTTTACCAACAAAAACCTCAGATTGGGAGGAAGTTCAGAACTTTATGCCGATTTTAATACCAAATTTGGTGATCTCTCTGCTATTTTAATAGATAATCTCCCTTTCTGGGTAGAAATCACGACTACTCCAAGTAAAAAAGTATCCCTGATGTCTGAATGGGAGAGTAAACTGAAAGCCATAACCTCAGAGGTTAAGAATGAAGATGTAGGAAGTATTCTGGGAGTACCAAGCTGGATGATGGTTCTTTTACAGAGAGTGCTTAAAGAAACTCAGGTCAGCAATATTGCAGAGCTATGGCCTAATCTGGAGGTCTTTTTTCACGGCGGAATCAGTTTTAAGCCCTACAGGGAACAATACAAGCAGATCATCGGAAAAAACATCAATTACTATGAAATTTATAATGCATCTGAAGGCTTCTTTGGTATACAGGACAGATCAGATAGTGATGAGATGCTTCTCATGCTGGATTATGGGATATTTTATGAGTTTATCCCTATGGACCAATTCCATTTCTCAAGCCCTAAAGTAGTAAGCCTTGAAGAGGTTGAAATAGGAAAAAACTATGCGATGGTAATTACCACTAACGGAGGGCTATGGAGATATCTGATCGGTGATACGGTAGTATTTACTTCCATCAGTCCGTTCAGGATAAAAATAACAGGGAGAACCAAACATTATATTAATGCTTTTGGAGAAGAACTGATGATTACCAATGTGGAGTCGGCATTAGCTAAGGCTTGCGAGGCTACAGGTGCCCAGATTACGGATTTTACAGGCGCTCCTGTATTCATGAAAGAAAACGAGGGCGGTGCTCATGAATGGATTTTTGAATTCAGCAGGCTTCCGGATGATCTGGAGAATTTCATTGATGTTTTTGATCAGCATTTAAAGACCATCAATTCAGATTATGAAGCCAAAAGATATAACAATATGACCCTTAAAAGACCTATAGTACACATCGCCAAACATAATTTGTTCTACCACTGGCTTGAGTCTAAAGGTAAGCTGGGAGGGCAGAATAAGGTACCAAGGCTAAGCAATGACAGAGAATATATAGATCCTTTACTGGAACTCAATAAATAA
- a CDS encoding endonuclease/exonuclease/phosphatase family protein, producing the protein MKSNQILLFIHIVVAVLLLCTLGNAWIPPNFLGDLNLLSLGFPYLMSLYILLTLVWIFKKEKIAFAFILGMVIFYNPIRRWINFSPKTENVKTIRDIKVLTFNVKYGDYGWDKIKNYIKEQDPDIILVQEKDTNRAIKRDLVKYPSVILKTKHKIIRQEEIIEDKARGNSFYADVDINGKMIRIINVYLEPFRLHKTMFTKLDGLGIGNVSTLLSHMVPTFQAHEDQVKKIRKVIDLSPYPVILAGDFNSVPNSYEYYNLGKDLQDAFLVAGKGSASSFHDYKIPLRIDYIFSSKSIIPLSYKVDQSVKLSDHYPVIAEFLLN; encoded by the coding sequence ATGAAGTCGAACCAGATATTACTATTTATACATATCGTTGTCGCTGTTTTGTTATTATGCACATTAGGGAATGCATGGATTCCACCTAACTTTTTGGGAGACCTTAATCTTCTTTCCCTGGGCTTCCCATATCTGATGTCTCTATATATACTTCTTACGCTGGTATGGATTTTTAAAAAAGAGAAAATAGCTTTTGCCTTTATTTTGGGTATGGTTATTTTTTATAATCCGATAAGAAGATGGATTAATTTTTCCCCTAAAACAGAAAATGTAAAAACGATACGGGATATTAAGGTGCTGACTTTTAATGTTAAGTATGGTGATTATGGATGGGATAAGATAAAAAATTATATTAAAGAGCAGGATCCTGATATTATCCTGGTTCAGGAAAAGGATACTAACCGTGCTATAAAGCGTGATCTGGTAAAATATCCCTCAGTAATTCTAAAAACGAAGCATAAAATTATAAGACAGGAGGAAATTATTGAAGATAAGGCGAGGGGGAATTCTTTCTATGCAGATGTTGACATTAACGGGAAAATGATCAGGATTATCAATGTCTATCTGGAGCCTTTCCGTCTTCATAAGACCATGTTTACCAAGCTTGATGGATTGGGGATCGGAAATGTGTCTACTTTACTGTCTCATATGGTTCCTACCTTTCAGGCCCATGAAGATCAGGTAAAGAAAATCCGGAAGGTAATTGATCTTTCTCCTTATCCTGTAATTCTGGCTGGCGACTTTAATTCTGTTCCCAATTCTTATGAATACTATAATCTGGGAAAAGACCTTCAGGATGCATTTTTAGTAGCAGGAAAAGGAAGTGCGAGCAGCTTTCATGATTACAAAATACCTTTGAGGATTGATTATATTTTCAGTTCAAAATCAATTATTCCTTTAAGCTATAAGGTAGACCAGTCTGTAAAATTATCAGATCACTATCCTGTAATTGCAGAATTTCTGCTAAATTAG
- a CDS encoding endonuclease/exonuclease/phosphatase family protein — translation MNAYIPPKIFPWFNLLSLGFPVLIISYCILTIFWVASWKKRAFVFMFAGLAFINPVKRWVNFSDDKKGTPAIKVVSFNIKGGVMGQKDIEQYLKAQDADVILLQEDGGREFPVLKDYKRTAPNGYLSILTKHKILNDKIIYASDEGEGVPGGLQADIEIKGKVYKFLNVYLYPFKFEKDMVRLNGNTDDNEQKLKDVIKRLIPTFKKHQGQVDAIHTITVNSPYPVILTGDFNSVPNSYEYYHLSEGLEDAFVTAGKGSATSFHDYKFPIRIDYVFSSKPIRAVSYVVDRSVSISDHYPVISELSLTEK, via the coding sequence ATGAATGCCTATATTCCCCCTAAAATATTTCCGTGGTTCAATCTGCTTTCCCTGGGATTTCCTGTTCTTATCATTTCTTATTGTATCCTGACAATCTTTTGGGTTGCCAGCTGGAAGAAAAGAGCTTTTGTATTCATGTTTGCAGGGTTGGCATTTATAAATCCCGTAAAAAGGTGGGTTAATTTTTCTGATGATAAAAAAGGAACACCTGCCATAAAGGTTGTTTCTTTTAATATTAAAGGAGGTGTTATGGGTCAAAAAGATATTGAACAGTATCTGAAGGCCCAGGATGCAGATGTTATTCTCCTGCAGGAGGATGGCGGAAGGGAATTTCCTGTATTGAAAGATTATAAAAGAACGGCACCTAACGGCTATTTATCCATTCTGACAAAACATAAAATCCTGAATGATAAAATAATATATGCTTCAGATGAAGGTGAGGGGGTACCGGGAGGACTGCAGGCAGATATAGAAATAAAAGGGAAGGTCTATAAATTCCTTAATGTATATCTTTATCCTTTTAAATTTGAAAAGGATATGGTAAGGCTAAACGGAAACACAGATGACAATGAACAGAAACTGAAAGATGTTATAAAGAGACTTATTCCTACTTTTAAAAAGCACCAGGGACAGGTAGATGCTATTCATACCATAACCGTAAACTCTCCCTATCCCGTTATTTTAACAGGAGACTTCAATTCTGTACCGAATTCTTATGAATATTACCACTTATCAGAGGGACTTGAAGATGCCTTTGTAACTGCCGGAAAAGGAAGTGCTACAAGCTTTCACGATTATAAATTTCCTATCCGGATAGATTATGTTTTTTCTTCAAAGCCGATACGGGCTGTTTCTTATGTAGTTGACCGTTCCGTCAGTATTTCAGACCATTATCCCGTTATTTCAGAACTTTCTTTAACGGAGAAATAA